A section of the Flavobacterium ardleyense genome encodes:
- a CDS encoding outer membrane protein produces MKKIVLSVAAVFAFGFANAQEVENAQNFGFAKGDIIVEGALQFGTTNNKNTEVKTSNLGFTPKAGLFVTDKTMVGIELGIGSAKTTDDLLNTEVKANNVSIGVFGRYYFLELGERFKTYGELGLGYQTAKGELTTPLGTTKNDDVNTIGVGLSVGMNYFLTQNMAVSFTLADVLSYGTSKVDSDNAKAQTEFNGNLNVLNNIFATPTIGLMYKF; encoded by the coding sequence ATGAAAAAGATTGTTTTATCAGTTGCAGCAGTATTCGCTTTCGGATTTGCAAATGCACAAGAAGTGGAAAATGCACAAAATTTTGGTTTCGCAAAAGGTGACATCATCGTAGAAGGTGCGCTTCAATTTGGAACAACTAACAACAAAAATACAGAAGTAAAAACTTCTAATTTAGGATTTACTCCAAAAGCAGGTTTGTTCGTAACAGACAAAACTATGGTAGGAATTGAACTAGGAATTGGTTCAGCAAAAACTACTGACGATCTTCTTAATACAGAAGTAAAGGCAAATAATGTGTCAATCGGTGTATTTGGTAGATATTATTTCCTTGAATTAGGTGAGCGTTTCAAAACTTATGGTGAACTTGGTTTAGGATACCAAACTGCCAAAGGTGAACTTACAACGCCACTAGGAACTACAAAAAATGATGATGTAAACACTATCGGTGTTGGTCTTTCAGTAGGTATGAATTATTTCTTGACACAAAACATGGCTGTTTCTTTTACACTAGCTGATGTATTGTCTTACGGAACTTCAAAAGTTGATTCTGATAATGCAAAAGCACAGACAGAATTCAATGGTAACTTAAACGTTTTGAATAATATTTTTGCTACTCCAACAATTGGTTTGATGTACAAATTCTAA
- a CDS encoding porin family protein yields MKKVILAFIAVVGFSTASQAQLLKIGIKAGPNFSNFSGGISDINYKSRTSLHAGLVAELKLLENFSIQPELLYSSQGAKVDGLGDFNLDYVALPIMGKFYLMTDKLSLEAGPQFSFLINDPQKAYDNQDFDFAVAGGLGLNLTKSIFVSARYVVGLSEVSKYAEVKNSTFQLSAGFLF; encoded by the coding sequence ATGAAAAAGGTAATTTTAGCATTTATTGCAGTCGTTGGTTTTAGCACGGCCTCTCAAGCTCAATTATTAAAAATCGGAATTAAAGCGGGTCCAAATTTTTCCAATTTTAGCGGAGGAATTAGTGATATTAATTACAAGTCAAGAACTAGTCTTCATGCCGGATTAGTGGCGGAATTAAAACTACTTGAAAACTTTTCCATACAACCAGAGCTTTTATATTCCTCTCAAGGTGCAAAGGTGGACGGTTTAGGCGACTTTAATCTTGATTATGTTGCACTACCAATAATGGGAAAATTTTATCTTATGACAGATAAATTAAGTCTTGAGGCAGGTCCTCAATTCTCGTTCCTAATTAATGATCCTCAAAAAGCCTATGACAACCAAGATTTTGATTTTGCTGTAGCAGGAGGCTTAGGTCTTAATTTGACCAAAAGCATCTTCGTATCAGCGCGATATGTTGTTGGATTGTCAGAAGTTTCGAAATATGCCGAAGTTAAAAATTCAACCTTTCAACTTTCTGCTGGATTCTTATTCTAA
- a CDS encoding outer membrane beta-barrel protein, whose protein sequence is MYVPVLVKYYVVKDFSLEAGPQIGFLTSAKADAEISAVGGGPAIKQSRDLKEKFNTVDFGLNFGLGYKFVKNFSATVRYNHSLQDLNKESASTEAVKNAVVQVSIGYTF, encoded by the coding sequence ATATATGTACCAGTATTAGTAAAATATTATGTTGTAAAAGATTTTAGCTTGGAAGCAGGTCCTCAGATTGGTTTCTTAACCAGCGCAAAAGCAGATGCAGAAATTTCCGCAGTTGGCGGTGGTCCAGCAATAAAGCAAAGTCGCGATCTAAAAGAAAAATTTAATACTGTGGATTTTGGATTGAATTTCGGTTTAGGATATAAATTCGTCAAAAATTTTTCTGCTACTGTAAGGTACAATCACAGTCTACAAGATCTCAACAAGGAGAGTGCTAGTACAGAAGCAGTCAAAAATGCGGTTGTCCAAGTTTCGATTGGTTATACTTTCTAA
- a CDS encoding outer membrane beta-barrel protein codes for MKKVILSTFAVFTFYFSSAQSVRFGVKGGVNVGNIISASDRADSKVGYHIGSFSEVRVSERFSIQPEILYSRQGATAEETATISGVLYSGKVDLNFLIYMYQY; via the coding sequence ATGAAAAAAGTTATATTATCAACGTTTGCAGTATTTACATTTTATTTCTCAAGCGCGCAGTCAGTTAGATTTGGAGTTAAGGGAGGCGTGAATGTTGGAAATATTATTAGTGCCAGTGATCGTGCAGATAGCAAAGTGGGATATCACATTGGGAGTTTTTCTGAAGTTAGAGTTTCTGAAAGATTCTCAATCCAACCAGAAATATTATATAGTAGGCAGGGAGCTACTGCAGAAGAAACTGCTACTATTAGCGGCGTACTTTACAGTGGCAAAGTGGATTTAAACTTTCTTATATATATGTACCAGTATTAG
- a CDS encoding porin family protein — protein MKKIILSVAAMLTFGFVNAQEVEFGVKAGVNIASITGDVEDVSAKIGFHIGGFAEIKISEKFSVQPELLFSTQGAKSEYTYNEGGFTEKSTDKLNLNYINIPVMAKLYVAEGFSLEAGPQIGFLMSSKTKSDYTITGGGMDINESVEVDSKEFTNTVDFGLNFGLGYKFTENLSAGARYNLGLSDINKEVDGEALSVKNSVIQVSIGYSF, from the coding sequence ATGAAAAAAATTATTTTATCAGTAGCAGCAATGCTTACTTTTGGTTTTGTTAACGCTCAAGAAGTTGAATTTGGAGTTAAAGCGGGTGTAAATATCGCGTCTATCACAGGTGATGTTGAAGATGTAAGTGCAAAAATTGGATTTCACATTGGTGGATTTGCAGAAATTAAAATTTCTGAGAAATTTTCTGTTCAACCAGAACTTTTATTCTCTACACAAGGAGCAAAATCTGAGTACACTTATAACGAAGGTGGTTTTACTGAAAAATCTACTGACAAATTAAACCTTAATTACATCAATATTCCAGTTATGGCGAAATTGTATGTAGCTGAAGGATTTAGCCTTGAAGCAGGACCACAAATTGGGTTCTTGATGAGTTCTAAAACTAAATCTGATTATACAATTACAGGTGGTGGAATGGACATCAACGAATCTGTAGAGGTAGATTCAAAAGAATTTACAAACACTGTTGACTTCGGATTAAACTTTGGTCTTGGATACAAATTTACAGAAAATCTTTCTGCTGGAGCTAGATACAACTTAGGTTTATCTGACATCAATAAAGAGGTTGATGGTGAAGCTTTATCTGTGAAAAACTCAGTAATTCAAGTTTCTATTGGTTACTCTTTCTAG
- a CDS encoding DUF5686 and carboxypeptidase regulatory-like domain-containing protein, with translation MKNLLVAVLLLTSGIFFGQIKGKVTQSNGQPLPFVNIIIENTYIGTSSNADGDYELPVTETGKYTIVFQYLGYKSKKVPVTTTSFPFSLNVRLEEEQYDLSEVVINPSANPAIEIIKSAIASRKENSEKTQRFTADFYSRGMFKVKNVPKSILGQKLDMFDEVLDSTRSGILYLSETISKIKFQHPDEMTETIIASKVSGDDRGFSFNSAASANFDFYENTIAFGIPAISPIANNAFNYYKYEYGGSFFDENDQQIHKIEVIARRTEEPAMQGYIYIVDNSWALYGVDLVVRGSQIQVAAIDELRIVQNFNYNKGNKLWVKNAQTLDFMAGIFQIKFSGRFTYVYSNFEFPESFEKKTFTKEVLNFDTNANKKDDEFWNSVRPVPLTEEEATDYVVKDELQTKRESQAYLDSVDHKNNKFKIFDIVTGYSHRNSFKNNTYKYDGILLGIGFNTVQGYNLSSGVSFTHRNPDELTYTTIGAKINYGLAEDRLRVNGYAKRLFNNTSKRTIIVSGGNSIEQFNPNDPISRILNSIATSFFKNNYMKLYDKTYGKIEYSEEVVNGIKLDVSGEYSRRQQLFNNTSKSIVRNKQGFTSNDPLNPLNFTVPFFEPHQLAVAVLGATFRFGQQYWTRPDGKFNIPNDNFPVLYVGYKKGFAGTEKKYEFDYVQANIVYDLKLGNKGLLGTALKAGKFFNSDEISFVDYKHFNGNQTHVAQADRYLNVFNLLPYYESSTNDQFVELHTEYSDNGFIINKIPLLNKLEAPLVFGFHSLILPSQKPYLEYSVGLDKLGFGKFKIFRLDYVRSYKDGNSADGIVLGIKILNMLE, from the coding sequence ATGAAGAATTTATTAGTTGCAGTGCTCCTACTTACTAGCGGCATTTTTTTTGGACAGATTAAAGGAAAAGTCACTCAAAGTAATGGGCAACCTTTACCATTTGTCAATATCATAATTGAAAATACCTATATTGGTACAAGCAGCAACGCAGATGGTGATTACGAATTACCGGTGACAGAAACTGGAAAATACACCATAGTTTTTCAATATCTGGGTTATAAATCAAAAAAAGTTCCTGTCACAACCACCTCTTTTCCTTTTTCTCTCAACGTACGATTGGAAGAAGAACAGTATGATTTAAGTGAAGTTGTAATTAATCCCTCCGCCAATCCAGCAATCGAAATTATAAAAAGTGCCATTGCTTCTCGTAAAGAGAATTCGGAGAAGACCCAACGGTTTACTGCCGATTTTTACTCTCGTGGTATGTTTAAGGTGAAAAATGTTCCGAAAAGTATTTTGGGACAGAAACTAGATATGTTTGACGAAGTTTTGGATTCAACTCGAAGTGGAATTTTATATTTGTCTGAAACCATTTCGAAAATAAAGTTTCAGCATCCTGATGAAATGACCGAAACAATCATCGCCAGCAAGGTGAGCGGTGACGATAGAGGTTTTAGTTTTAACAGTGCCGCTTCAGCAAATTTCGACTTTTACGAAAACACAATCGCCTTTGGGATTCCTGCCATTTCCCCAATTGCAAATAATGCTTTCAATTATTATAAGTATGAATACGGAGGTTCATTTTTTGATGAGAATGACCAACAGATTCACAAAATTGAAGTTATTGCTCGACGCACAGAAGAGCCAGCGATGCAAGGATATATTTATATTGTAGATAATAGTTGGGCGCTTTACGGTGTGGATCTTGTCGTGAGAGGAAGCCAAATACAAGTCGCAGCGATCGATGAACTGCGCATCGTGCAGAACTTTAATTATAATAAAGGAAATAAATTATGGGTGAAGAATGCTCAGACTTTGGATTTTATGGCGGGAATTTTTCAGATTAAGTTCTCGGGACGATTTACTTATGTATATAGTAATTTTGAATTTCCAGAATCTTTTGAAAAAAAGACATTTACCAAAGAAGTTTTAAATTTTGACACTAATGCTAATAAAAAAGATGACGAATTTTGGAATAGTGTTCGTCCAGTGCCGTTAACTGAAGAAGAAGCAACGGACTATGTCGTTAAGGATGAACTGCAAACAAAAAGAGAATCTCAAGCATATTTAGATTCAGTTGACCACAAGAATAATAAATTCAAAATATTTGATATTGTTACTGGTTATTCACACCGAAATTCTTTCAAAAATAATACTTATAAATATGATGGTATATTATTAGGAATCGGCTTTAATACTGTGCAAGGATACAATTTATCAAGTGGCGTATCATTCACACACCGCAATCCGGACGAACTCACCTACACAACGATTGGAGCAAAGATAAATTACGGTCTTGCCGAAGATCGTCTTAGGGTAAATGGTTATGCGAAGCGTCTTTTTAATAATACTAGTAAACGTACCATCATAGTAAGTGGCGGAAATTCAATCGAACAGTTTAATCCCAATGATCCGATTAGTCGAATTTTAAACAGTATTGCTACTTCTTTTTTTAAAAATAATTATATGAAGCTGTATGATAAAACATACGGCAAGATTGAATATTCAGAAGAAGTTGTTAATGGAATTAAGCTTGATGTTTCTGGAGAATATTCTAGAAGGCAGCAACTTTTTAACAATACTAGCAAATCGATTGTCCGTAATAAACAAGGATTTACGTCTAATGATCCGCTAAATCCGTTAAATTTTACGGTACCTTTCTTTGAACCTCATCAACTAGCAGTAGCAGTGCTTGGAGCAACATTTAGATTTGGGCAGCAGTATTGGACACGTCCTGACGGCAAATTCAATATTCCAAATGACAATTTTCCCGTACTTTATGTAGGCTATAAAAAAGGATTTGCAGGAACAGAAAAAAAATATGAATTTGATTATGTACAAGCAAATATAGTGTACGATTTAAAATTGGGAAACAAAGGTCTTTTAGGAACAGCTCTCAAAGCTGGAAAATTCTTTAATTCTGATGAAATATCTTTTGTTGATTACAAACATTTTAACGGAAATCAGACGCATGTCGCACAAGCTGATCGATATCTTAATGTATTTAATCTATTACCGTATTACGAAAGTAGCACCAATGACCAATTTGTCGAACTTCACACGGAGTACAGCGACAATGGTTTTATAATCAACAAAATTCCTCTTCTTAATAAACTTGAAGCACCTTTGGTCTTTGGATTTCACAGCCTTATCTTGCCTTCGCAAAAACCGTATTTAGAATATTCTGTAGGATTGGATAAATTAGGATTTGGCAAATTTAAAATTTTCAGACTGGATTATGTGAGGTCCTATAAAGATGGTAATAGTGCAGATGGAATTGTTTTAGGAATTAAAATTTTAAATATGCTTGAGTAA
- the murA gene encoding UDP-N-acetylglucosamine 1-carboxyvinyltransferase, whose protein sequence is MAVFKIEGGVRLKGEITPQGAKNEALQILCAVLLTSEKVTISNIPDIIDVNKLITLLEHLGVKIDRHEKGRITFQADEVDINYLETEAFKAEGGSLRGSIMIIGPLLARFGKGYIPKPGGDKIGRRRLDTHFEGFINLGATFRYNREDHFYGVEAPNGLEGTSMLLDEASVTGTANIVMAAVLAKGTTQIYNAACEPYLQQLCKMLNSMGADIKGIGSNLLIIEGVEKLHSCEHRILPDMIEIGSWIGLAAMTRSEITIKNVSWENLGQIPTVFRKLGITLEKRGDDIFIPTHENYTIQSDIDGSILTVSDSPWPGFTPDLLSIVLVVACQAKGEVLIHQKMFESRLFFTDKLIDMGAKIILCDPHRAVVIGHNFQSELKATVMTSPDIRAGISLLIAALSAKGVSTIQNIDQIDRGYENIDERLRALGAKITRE, encoded by the coding sequence ATGGCAGTTTTTAAAATAGAAGGGGGCGTTCGTCTTAAAGGAGAAATTACACCTCAAGGAGCAAAAAACGAAGCATTGCAAATTTTATGTGCAGTTTTACTGACTTCAGAAAAAGTTACAATTAGCAATATTCCAGATATTATTGATGTTAATAAGCTAATCACTTTATTAGAACATCTAGGTGTAAAAATCGACCGACACGAAAAAGGTCGAATTACTTTTCAGGCTGATGAGGTTGATATAAACTATCTCGAAACCGAAGCTTTTAAAGCCGAAGGTGGATCATTGCGCGGATCAATTATGATTATCGGTCCACTATTAGCTCGTTTTGGTAAAGGATATATTCCAAAACCCGGAGGAGACAAAATAGGTCGCCGTAGATTGGATACGCACTTTGAAGGTTTTATAAATCTAGGCGCTACCTTTAGGTACAATCGTGAAGATCATTTTTATGGTGTAGAAGCACCCAATGGCCTTGAAGGAACTTCTATGCTTCTAGATGAAGCTAGTGTTACTGGCACCGCAAATATTGTTATGGCTGCTGTCTTAGCAAAAGGTACAACGCAGATTTATAATGCCGCATGTGAGCCCTATTTGCAACAGCTATGCAAAATGCTGAATTCTATGGGTGCAGATATTAAAGGTATCGGCTCCAATTTACTAATTATTGAAGGTGTCGAAAAACTTCACTCTTGTGAGCATAGAATTCTTCCTGATATGATCGAAATTGGATCGTGGATTGGACTTGCTGCAATGACTAGAAGCGAAATTACAATCAAAAATGTCAGTTGGGAAAATTTGGGACAGATTCCTACTGTTTTTAGAAAACTAGGAATTACACTTGAAAAAAGAGGTGATGATATCTTTATTCCAACCCACGAAAATTATACAATTCAGTCTGATATCGATGGTTCAATTTTGACCGTTTCTGATTCGCCTTGGCCAGGATTTACGCCAGATTTATTGAGTATTGTTTTGGTGGTTGCTTGTCAAGCGAAAGGTGAAGTTTTAATTCACCAAAAAATGTTTGAAAGTAGATTATTCTTTACAGATAAACTGATTGATATGGGTGCCAAAATTATCCTTTGCGATCCACACCGCGCGGTTGTGATTGGTCATAATTTTCAATCAGAACTTAAGGCAACAGTAATGACATCGCCAGATATAAGGGCTGGAATTTCCTTATTGATCGCAGCACTTTCGGCAAAAGGTGTTAGTACGATTCAGAATATTGATCAAATTGATCGAGGTTACGAAAATATAGACGAACGTTTACGCGCTTTGGGTGCCAAAATTACTAGAGAATAG
- a CDS encoding MarR family winged helix-turn-helix transcriptional regulator — MEKIDSLRLDNQVCFPLYALSKEITKLYRPLLEELDMTYPQYLVMMVLWENEGLTVSELGEKLLLDSGTLTPLLKRLENKFYINRKRKKEDERVVELFLTDQGLNLQQKACTIPAEMLHKIDVKAEDIQKLKTLLDDMLAKIQQ, encoded by the coding sequence ATGGAAAAGATCGATTCATTACGACTTGATAATCAAGTATGTTTTCCGTTATATGCACTGTCCAAAGAGATTACAAAACTTTACAGGCCTTTATTGGAAGAACTCGACATGACCTATCCACAATATCTCGTAATGATGGTTTTATGGGAGAATGAAGGACTTACAGTAAGTGAACTCGGCGAGAAATTGCTTCTGGATAGTGGCACGTTGACACCCTTACTAAAGCGATTGGAAAACAAATTTTACATCAATAGGAAACGAAAGAAAGAAGATGAAAGAGTTGTTGAGCTTTTCTTAACCGATCAAGGACTCAATTTGCAGCAGAAAGCGTGTACAATTCCTGCGGAAATGCTTCATAAAATTGACGTGAAAGCTGAAGATATTCAGAAGTTAAAAACGCTGCTTGATGATATGCTGGCAAAAATCCAGCAATAG
- the aroQ gene encoding type II 3-dehydroquinate dehydratase, which produces MKIAIINGPNLNLLGSREPNVYGAISFEKYLQDLRKKYAEIELMYFQSNIEGELISKIQEVGFDYDGIILNAAAYTHTSVGIGDAVKAVNTPVVEVHISNVYARESFRQSSYIAPNAKGVLVGFGLRGYELALQSFL; this is translated from the coding sequence ATGAAAATTGCAATAATTAATGGTCCTAATTTAAATCTCCTTGGCAGCCGAGAGCCCAATGTCTACGGGGCTATTAGTTTTGAAAAATATTTACAAGATTTGAGAAAAAAGTATGCTGAAATAGAATTGATGTATTTTCAAAGCAATATTGAAGGTGAATTGATTTCTAAAATCCAAGAAGTAGGCTTTGATTATGACGGAATCATATTAAATGCTGCCGCATATACTCACACTTCTGTAGGAATTGGCGACGCGGTAAAAGCTGTGAACACTCCTGTGGTGGAAGTGCATATCTCAAATGTTTACGCACGCGAAAGTTTTCGTCAGTCCTCTTACATTGCCCCAAACGCAAAAGGTGTACTTGTCGGTTTTGGGCTTAGGGGGTATGAATTGGCACTACAATCATTTTTGTAA
- a CDS encoding discoidin domain-containing protein, producing the protein MMKKLLCFLAILASTALSYAQCGSTPIPKTAWSIHSFDTQETVGEGPNNGKAIHAIDGNVATFWHTKWKDFTPTYPHEIAVNLGQSYPVNGVTIKSRNDNNTAKPKAYELFLSTDGTVWTSAQSAGNFEYPDTNANGQDATVSFGAINAQYIKLVFTSNYNNSASIAISEISATQISGAGADCVATGQINQLMTFEAISKKYTTDASFNLSASTNSSLPITYTIVSGPATISGSTVSLTGVAGNVIVKATQAGNATYYSKEITRSFQVVDLTAIAPTVYSRLTAATNIHMPTLKPYLLYANGEIDEAQALTVDNIEFLVDGVLIPSHFSQGSFKAWWTPATYGSHSVEMRATASNGVLNSKTVNVTVDNVMATTTVQTFNNDVIDFGTIGSQWFYGTYVLPQSVSTYNQIIANFAVTCPNVPGGCDDWDRLAWVQIKNPEGQWVELFRYITPYGVACSHSIDVTDYESLLQGEVEIRMFIETWGSGGWKLDLNLEYTQGTPTYAYTSVEEVWQGNFNFGDMSNLQPVPQKSISIPSNTESASFRLVTTGHGWGGNNTGNAAEFYNATHKLKVDGNDTFTQHLWTTCNPNPDSCTGQQGTWQYNRAGWCPGTIPAPYFYDITPFINNHTFTFDYQFKTTYKDLCNPSNPACISGTTCADCNDGYNPFYRVGGYMIYKGNSPVETLGQYIPTAETTGIAVYPNTNNGVFNIKLDSSMEQFVVNIFNVSGQSIKTYHFKDADHLNAYQFNLSNVAKGTYFVKVYNQTTSTTAKVLIK; encoded by the coding sequence ATGATGAAAAAATTACTTTGTTTTTTAGCAATATTGGCGAGCACGGCTTTAAGTTACGCTCAATGTGGTAGCACTCCCATTCCAAAAACCGCGTGGTCCATACATTCTTTTGATACTCAAGAAACTGTGGGCGAAGGGCCTAATAATGGGAAAGCTATCCACGCAATTGATGGAAATGTGGCCACTTTCTGGCATACGAAATGGAAAGATTTCACACCTACTTATCCGCATGAAATTGCTGTCAATTTAGGACAATCTTATCCCGTTAATGGCGTCACGATCAAAAGTAGGAACGACAATAATACCGCTAAACCAAAAGCATACGAATTATTTTTAAGTACCGACGGCACTGTTTGGACAAGTGCACAATCTGCAGGAAACTTTGAATATCCAGACACCAATGCTAATGGTCAAGACGCGACTGTTTCCTTTGGTGCAATTAATGCTCAGTACATCAAACTAGTTTTTACTTCAAATTATAATAATAGTGCAAGTATTGCGATATCTGAAATATCTGCAACTCAAATTTCGGGTGCTGGAGCAGATTGTGTAGCAACTGGACAAATAAATCAGTTGATGACTTTTGAAGCCATTAGCAAAAAATATACAACCGATGCTTCATTCAACTTAAGTGCTTCTACAAATTCATCACTACCAATCACCTACACTATAGTAAGTGGACCTGCCACTATATCTGGTTCAACCGTGTCGCTAACTGGAGTTGCTGGAAATGTTATTGTTAAAGCTACTCAAGCGGGAAATGCAACTTACTATTCAAAAGAAATCACAAGATCTTTTCAGGTCGTAGATCTTACTGCAATTGCTCCAACGGTTTATAGCCGTCTTACTGCGGCTACCAATATTCATATGCCAACCTTAAAACCGTATTTATTGTATGCAAATGGTGAAATTGACGAAGCACAAGCATTAACAGTTGACAATATCGAATTTCTTGTAGATGGCGTATTAATTCCATCTCACTTTAGCCAAGGTTCTTTTAAAGCTTGGTGGACGCCTGCAACCTACGGAAGTCATTCAGTAGAGATGAGAGCAACTGCTTCAAACGGCGTTTTAAATTCTAAAACAGTGAATGTAACTGTAGACAATGTAATGGCTACAACTACTGTTCAGACTTTTAATAATGATGTAATTGACTTTGGAACAATTGGTTCGCAATGGTTTTATGGAACTTATGTACTGCCGCAGTCTGTGAGTACTTACAATCAAATTATTGCAAATTTTGCTGTGACTTGCCCAAATGTTCCTGGAGGATGCGATGACTGGGACAGACTTGCTTGGGTGCAGATAAAAAATCCAGAAGGACAGTGGGTAGAACTTTTTAGATATATTACTCCTTACGGTGTTGCTTGTAGTCACTCTATAGACGTAACAGATTACGAATCGTTACTTCAAGGTGAAGTTGAAATTAGAATGTTTATAGAAACTTGGGGATCCGGTGGATGGAAATTGGATCTTAATTTAGAATATACTCAAGGTACTCCTACTTATGCATACACTTCGGTTGAAGAAGTTTGGCAAGGAAACTTTAACTTTGGAGATATGTCAAACCTGCAGCCAGTACCTCAGAAATCAATTTCGATTCCTAGTAATACAGAATCTGCCTCTTTTAGACTTGTAACAACTGGTCACGGTTGGGGAGGAAATAATACTGGAAATGCAGCAGAATTTTACAATGCTACTCATAAGCTAAAAGTAGATGGTAACGATACTTTCACTCAGCACTTGTGGACTACTTGTAATCCAAATCCGGATAGTTGTACAGGACAACAAGGAACTTGGCAATACAATCGTGCTGGATGGTGTCCAGGAACAATTCCTGCGCCGTATTTTTACGATATTACGCCATTTATAAATAATCATACATTTACATTTGACTACCAGTTTAAAACTACTTATAAAGATCTGTGCAATCCAAGCAATCCAGCATGTATTTCAGGTACTACTTGTGCAGATTGTAATGATGGATACAATCCTTTTTACAGAGTTGGAGGTTATATGATTTATAAAGGAAATTCGCCAGTTGAAACTTTAGGACAATATATTCCAACTGCTGAAACAACTGGAATTGCAGTGTATCCAAATACAAATAATGGAGTTTTTAATATCAAACTGGACAGTTCGATGGAACAATTTGTGGTAAATATCTTCAATGTTTCAGGACAAAGTATAAAAACTTACCACTTTAAAGATGCTGATCACCTAAATGCTTATCAATTTAATTTAAGTAATGTTGCCAAAGGAACATATTTTGTAAAAGTTTACAATCAGACAACATCCACTACTGCAAAAGTATTAATCAAGTAA
- a CDS encoding NAD(P)H-dependent oxidoreductase produces the protein MALLENLKWRHAVKGYDATQKVSTEDLNKILEAARLAPTSSGLQPFRVIVVENQDLKNRMVEGALNPEVMRDCSHVLVFAAWDQYSDAKIDKVYDHHTDVRDLPQGRFSSYTDKIKAIYSAQTPEQHFAHTARQTYIALGLAMAQAAELKVDSTPAEGFSNEKVDEILELAERGLKSVSLLYLGYRNPQTDYLATMKKVRIPMEEFVIRK, from the coding sequence ATGGCATTACTAGAAAATTTAAAATGGAGACATGCGGTAAAAGGATATGATGCAACACAAAAAGTATCAACCGAAGACTTGAATAAAATATTGGAGGCAGCGCGTCTTGCTCCTACATCTTCGGGATTGCAGCCTTTTCGCGTGATCGTAGTTGAAAATCAGGACTTAAAAAATAGGATGGTTGAAGGCGCACTTAATCCGGAGGTTATGAGAGATTGCTCGCACGTTTTGGTTTTTGCGGCTTGGGATCAATATTCAGATGCAAAAATTGACAAGGTTTACGATCATCATACAGATGTGAGAGATTTACCACAGGGTCGTTTTAGTAGTTATACTGACAAAATTAAAGCAATATACAGTGCACAGACTCCCGAGCAACATTTTGCACACACTGCACGTCAGACCTATATTGCTTTGGGTCTTGCAATGGCACAAGCTGCAGAATTGAAAGTAGATTCTACGCCAGCCGAAGGATTTAGCAATGAGAAAGTAGACGAGATTTTAGAGTTAGCAGAGCGAGGTCTCAAAAGTGTTTCACTCCTATATCTTGGTTACCGTAATCCCCAAACTGATTATTTGGCAACTATGAAAAAAGTTCGAATTCCGATGGAAGAATTTGTAATTCGAAAGTAA